From Alteribacter lacisalsi, a single genomic window includes:
- a CDS encoding NETI motif-containing protein: MAKKKKNRKTAAAGKENKAAPAGKKAKFTVEDGETVDQCLQRMTAAGYTPVRRMEEPVLMEVNRNGKMEVEVSHQKIVFEGKKTEEKST; the protein is encoded by the coding sequence ATGGCAAAAAAGAAGAAGAACCGTAAGACCGCTGCTGCGGGCAAAGAAAACAAGGCTGCACCCGCCGGCAAAAAGGCGAAGTTCACCGTGGAGGACGGCGAAACCGTCGACCAATGCCTCCAGCGGATGACCGCGGCAGGCTATACCCCCGTCCGCCGGATGGAAGAACCGGTTCTGATGGAAGTGAACCGCAACGGGAAAATGGAAGTGGAAGTGTCCCACCAGAAAATCGTATTCGAGGGAAAAAAGACCGAAGAAAAGAGCACCTGA
- a CDS encoding ABC transporter ATP-binding protein gives MTENILEVNGLTKKVQGSKKIVDGLSFDMRKGEILGLLGPNGAGKTTTIRMIVGLMSKTEGSVTINGRDLDEEARACRADVGAIVENPAFYEYMSGYKNLKLSARMAKDKVTEERITEVVSLVKLEDAIQDKVKKYSLGMKQRLGVAQAILHRPSLLILDEPTNGLDPKGIRELRDYLRELADEGISTLVSSHLLSEMQLMCDRVVIMEKGKVIDISDLASLNAYGDEDQVVVALTVKKGQGAGVKTVLGAMDQIVITASEKENELLLDMSRDQIPVLNRALVKAGVDVFGIESKRTSLEDKFLQLTGKGAK, from the coding sequence ATGACGGAGAACATACTCGAAGTGAACGGCCTCACGAAAAAAGTCCAGGGAAGTAAAAAAATCGTGGACGGGCTGTCGTTCGACATGCGAAAAGGGGAGATCCTCGGGCTGCTCGGGCCGAACGGGGCCGGGAAAACGACGACAATCCGGATGATTGTCGGACTCATGAGCAAAACAGAGGGAAGCGTGACGATCAACGGGAGGGATCTGGATGAAGAAGCGCGGGCCTGTCGAGCCGATGTGGGAGCCATCGTGGAAAACCCCGCCTTCTATGAATATATGAGCGGCTATAAAAACCTGAAACTGTCTGCGAGGATGGCAAAGGACAAGGTAACAGAAGAACGGATCACGGAAGTGGTTTCACTTGTAAAGCTGGAAGACGCGATTCAGGATAAGGTTAAGAAATACAGCCTCGGAATGAAGCAGCGCCTCGGCGTGGCCCAGGCGATTCTGCACCGTCCGAGTCTTCTGATTCTGGACGAGCCGACAAACGGTCTCGACCCTAAAGGTATCCGGGAGCTCCGGGACTACCTGCGTGAATTGGCGGACGAGGGGATTTCCACGCTCGTATCCTCGCACCTTCTTTCAGAGATGCAGCTCATGTGCGACCGTGTTGTAATAATGGAAAAAGGAAAAGTGATTGACATTTCCGACCTGGCTTCGCTTAACGCTTACGGGGACGAAGACCAGGTTGTGGTGGCCCTCACGGTGAAAAAAGGCCAGGGTGCAGGCGTGAAAACGGTTCTGGGCGCCATGGATCAGATCGTAATCACAGCCAGTGAAAAAGAAAACGAACTGCTTCTGGACATGTCGCGTGATCAGATTCCGGTTCTTAACCGGGCGCTCGTAAAAGCCGGTGTGGATGTGTTCGGAATCGAATCGAAGCGGACGTCGCTTGAGGACAAGTTCCTGCAACTCACCGGAAAGGGGGCGAAATAA
- a CDS encoding alpha/beta fold hydrolase, whose amino-acid sequence MAHLIEAEKDVKLYVEDIGEGRPVIFIHGWPVNHKMFEYQSTELVENGYRFIGIDLRGYGKSDKPASGYDYDRMADDVKAVIDELNLEDAVLAGFSMGGPISIRYMTRHKGKGISKLLLIAPAAPAFTQREDYSVGMKPEEVDDLIGGLRDDRPAALRNFGEMFFDSEVNVSDAYAQYFHSIAMEGAPHATIQSLRSLRDEDLRNELSEINVPTSSFHGMHDQLCPFQFSEELKKGIDNLTIVSFEKSGHALFFEEKEKFNRELLSFLEA is encoded by the coding sequence ATGGCACATCTCATTGAAGCAGAAAAAGACGTGAAACTATACGTAGAGGATATCGGCGAGGGCCGGCCTGTTATTTTCATTCACGGCTGGCCTGTAAACCATAAAATGTTTGAGTACCAGAGTACCGAACTCGTGGAAAACGGATACCGGTTTATCGGTATTGACCTGCGTGGATACGGGAAATCGGACAAGCCGGCGTCCGGCTACGACTACGACCGGATGGCAGACGACGTAAAAGCCGTCATTGATGAGCTGAACCTTGAGGACGCGGTTCTTGCCGGTTTTTCCATGGGCGGGCCAATTTCGATCCGCTACATGACCCGCCATAAAGGCAAAGGAATCAGCAAACTCCTCCTCATCGCGCCTGCTGCGCCGGCGTTTACCCAGCGCGAGGATTACAGCGTGGGCATGAAGCCTGAGGAAGTGGACGATCTGATTGGGGGACTGAGGGACGACCGCCCGGCAGCACTGCGCAATTTTGGCGAAATGTTCTTTGATTCGGAAGTAAATGTATCTGACGCTTATGCCCAGTATTTTCACAGTATCGCAATGGAAGGGGCACCACACGCCACCATTCAGTCACTGCGTTCTCTTCGTGACGAGGACCTCAGGAACGAGCTTTCTGAAATAAACGTCCCGACATCCAGCTTTCACGGAATGCACGATCAGCTTTGTCCATTTCAATTCTCAGAGGAACTGAAAAAAGGCATCGACAACTTAACGATTGTTTCATTTGAAAAAAGCGGTCACGCCCTGTTCTTTGAGGAAAAGGAGAAATTCAACCGTGAACTGCTAAGCTTTCTCGAAGCCTGA
- a CDS encoding isoprenylcysteine carboxyl methyltransferase family protein, giving the protein MILFWTLLGIVIVQRGVELAVARQNERWMRSRGAREFGRGHYKWIVLLHAGFFLFLMSEVALFGRAPAAWWPIPAIVFVLAQAGRIWALTSLGRYWNTKIIVLPEAELVRRGPYRWISHPNYVIVALEIIAIPLLFQAWITCALFTTLNAWLLLKVRIPEEERALAWAQNKEGSPT; this is encoded by the coding sequence ATGATCTTATTCTGGACACTGTTAGGCATTGTGATCGTTCAGAGAGGCGTGGAGCTCGCCGTCGCCCGTCAGAACGAGCGCTGGATGAGGAGCCGCGGGGCCCGGGAGTTTGGCCGCGGCCATTATAAGTGGATTGTGCTGCTGCACGCCGGATTCTTCCTCTTTCTGATGAGCGAAGTAGCGCTTTTCGGCCGGGCACCGGCAGCCTGGTGGCCGATTCCCGCCATCGTGTTCGTCCTCGCGCAGGCCGGCCGCATCTGGGCGCTTACCTCACTCGGACGCTACTGGAACACAAAGATTATCGTCCTGCCTGAAGCGGAGCTCGTCCGCCGCGGTCCGTACCGGTGGATCAGCCACCCGAACTACGTGATCGTCGCCCTTGAAATTATCGCGATTCCGCTCCTGTTTCAGGCGTGGATCACGTGCGCTCTGTTTACAACGCTTAACGCCTGGCTTCTGCTGAAAGTGCGGATCCCGGAGGAGGAGCGCGCCCTCGCCTGGGCACAAAATAAAGAGGGGTCGCCGACGTGA
- the purE gene encoding 5-(carboxyamino)imidazole ribonucleotide mutase: protein MAKVGLIMGSISDWETMKLAADVLDDLQVSYEKKIVSAHRTPDVMFDYAETARERGINVIIAGAGGAAHLPGMVAAKTLLPVIGVPVQSKALNGLDSLLSIVQMPAGVPVATVAIGKAGAANAGLLAAQQLAVHDDALAARLEDRREKKRAEVAASEEQLV from the coding sequence GTGGCAAAAGTGGGACTCATTATGGGCTCGATCAGTGACTGGGAAACAATGAAACTGGCAGCGGACGTTCTTGACGACCTTCAGGTATCTTACGAAAAGAAAATCGTATCGGCGCACCGCACACCGGACGTGATGTTTGACTACGCCGAAACCGCACGGGAGCGCGGGATTAACGTCATTATTGCCGGTGCAGGCGGTGCGGCTCACCTTCCCGGCATGGTAGCAGCGAAGACCCTTCTTCCGGTGATCGGCGTGCCGGTCCAGTCGAAAGCGCTGAACGGACTTGATTCCCTTCTATCCATCGTGCAGATGCCTGCCGGCGTACCGGTAGCCACCGTGGCGATCGGGAAGGCAGGAGCGGCAAACGCCGGCCTGCTTGCCGCCCAGCAGCTGGCGGTCCATGATGACGCACTTGCCGCCCGCCTCGAAGACCGCAGAGAGAAAAAACGCGCCGAGGTAGCGGCGAGTGAGGAGCAGCTCGTATGA
- a CDS encoding ABC transporter permease, protein MISLLQNEWTKLWSKKQPWIFLGVLLVISIGVAILFQTFGAQDGAAGGEDWEAGLQMEIQQQEQIIAETEEDWERDMAEQRIDDNEAMLAAGVNPNETSNVTFLNEGLFMGTMFITLFSVITASTIVSSEQDNGTLKHLFVRPFERWQFLLAKFLTVILFGIVMIITVVSAKFLIGTILFGTGSFDTPVGEFGMNGMIFAPVSELLPQKLGLYFLNMLMFVVFAFSISILFKSQTLAVGIGIFILFGTNVLGAVTPLLQDYFWYPYVFLPHMSLQSYVAVDEIMPGVGIGFSLTVLAVYAVVFLGAATAFFQKRDLA, encoded by the coding sequence ATGATTTCATTACTTCAGAACGAATGGACCAAACTGTGGAGCAAAAAACAGCCGTGGATTTTTCTCGGCGTACTTCTTGTCATTTCGATCGGTGTCGCAATCCTGTTTCAAACGTTTGGCGCACAGGACGGAGCAGCCGGCGGAGAAGACTGGGAGGCAGGGCTGCAGATGGAAATCCAGCAGCAGGAGCAGATTATCGCTGAAACGGAAGAAGACTGGGAACGGGATATGGCGGAGCAGAGGATCGACGATAACGAAGCGATGCTCGCTGCCGGTGTGAACCCGAACGAGACGAGTAACGTGACGTTTTTAAATGAAGGGCTCTTTATGGGCACGATGTTTATCACGCTGTTCTCCGTGATCACAGCGAGTACGATTGTCTCCTCCGAGCAGGACAACGGGACGCTTAAGCACCTGTTCGTCCGGCCGTTTGAGCGCTGGCAGTTTCTCCTTGCCAAATTCCTGACGGTAATCCTGTTTGGGATCGTGATGATTATCACGGTCGTATCAGCGAAATTCCTGATCGGGACGATCCTCTTTGGTACCGGCAGCTTTGACACGCCGGTCGGTGAATTCGGCATGAACGGTATGATTTTCGCTCCTGTCAGCGAACTTCTGCCTCAGAAGCTCGGTCTGTACTTTTTGAATATGCTTATGTTCGTTGTGTTTGCTTTTTCAATTTCCATTCTGTTTAAAAGCCAGACGCTGGCAGTCGGCATCGGGATTTTCATTCTGTTCGGCACGAATGTTCTCGGAGCAGTTACACCGCTGCTGCAGGATTACTTCTGGTATCCGTATGTGTTTCTGCCGCATATGAGCCTGCAGTCTTATGTGGCTGTGGACGAAATCATGCCCGGTGTGGGAATCGGATTCTCCCTTACGGTGCTGGCTGTGTACGCCGTTGTTTTTCTCGGCGCGGCAACTGCATTTTTCCAAAAAAGAGATCTTGCATAG
- the purB gene encoding adenylosuccinate lyase produces MIERYTRPEMGAIWTDENRYQAWLEVEIKACEAWAELGDIPKEDVAKIREHAGFDVNRILEIEAETRHDVVAFTRAVSETLGDERKWVHYGLTSTDVVDTALSYLLKQANEIIEADLERFITILGEKALEHKDTVMMGRTHGVHAEPTTFGLKLVLWYEEMKRNLERFRAAAETVRVGKLSGAVGTYANIDPFVEKYVCEGLGLEAASVSTQTLQRDRHAHYMATLSLIATSIEKMAVEIRGLQKTEMREVEEFFAKGQKGSSAMPHKRNPIGSENMTGLSRVIRGHMLTAYENVPLWHERDISHSSAERVILPDATIALNYMLNRFGNIVKNLTVFPENMKRNMGRTFGLIYSQRVLLTLIDKGLVREEAYDLVQPKAMEAWERQVPFRELVEADEKITGLLSEKELDDCFDYRHHLTHVDTIFQRVGLMK; encoded by the coding sequence ATGATTGAACGGTATACGCGGCCTGAGATGGGCGCAATCTGGACAGACGAAAACCGCTATCAGGCGTGGCTTGAGGTGGAAATTAAAGCGTGCGAGGCGTGGGCTGAGCTCGGTGACATTCCGAAAGAGGACGTGGCGAAAATCCGGGAACATGCCGGGTTTGACGTGAACCGTATTCTTGAAATCGAAGCGGAGACCCGCCACGATGTGGTGGCGTTTACCCGCGCCGTATCGGAAACACTCGGTGACGAGCGTAAGTGGGTCCACTACGGGCTTACGAGCACAGACGTAGTCGACACGGCGCTGTCGTACCTTTTGAAGCAGGCGAACGAGATCATCGAAGCAGATCTTGAGCGCTTCATCACGATCCTGGGGGAGAAAGCGCTGGAGCACAAGGACACGGTCATGATGGGCCGTACACACGGGGTGCACGCGGAGCCGACCACGTTCGGGCTCAAGCTTGTACTCTGGTACGAGGAAATGAAGCGGAACCTGGAGCGGTTTAGAGCGGCGGCGGAAACGGTCCGCGTCGGCAAACTGTCAGGCGCGGTCGGGACGTACGCCAACATCGACCCGTTTGTGGAAAAGTACGTGTGTGAAGGTCTCGGTCTTGAAGCGGCGTCCGTTTCCACGCAGACACTGCAGCGTGACCGCCACGCCCACTACATGGCGACACTTTCTCTGATTGCGACCTCAATTGAGAAGATGGCAGTGGAAATCCGCGGCCTTCAGAAAACGGAAATGCGCGAGGTGGAGGAGTTCTTCGCCAAAGGTCAGAAAGGCTCGTCGGCGATGCCGCACAAGCGTAATCCGATCGGATCGGAAAACATGACGGGGCTGTCCCGCGTGATCCGGGGCCACATGCTCACCGCTTACGAAAACGTGCCGCTCTGGCACGAGCGGGACATTTCCCACTCATCGGCGGAGCGGGTGATTTTGCCTGATGCGACGATTGCGCTTAACTACATGCTGAACCGGTTCGGCAATATCGTGAAGAATCTGACGGTTTTCCCGGAAAACATGAAGCGCAACATGGGCCGCACGTTCGGGCTCATCTACTCTCAGCGCGTGCTGTTGACGCTGATTGACAAGGGACTTGTCCGCGAGGAAGCATACGATCTCGTGCAGCCGAAAGCGATGGAGGCGTGGGAGCGCCAGGTGCCGTTCCGCGAGCTTGTGGAGGCGGACGAAAAGATCACCGGGCTTTTGAGCGAAAAAGAGCTCGATGACTGTTTTGACTACCGTCACCATCTGACGCACGTGGATACGATTTTCCAGCGCGTCGGTCTAATGAAATAG
- a CDS encoding type III polyketide synthase encodes MPVIRSVSTEIPPYTIEQSETEVIVRELFKESFPNIDRMMTIFGNGQIDRRNFIVPKEWFATDHSLEEKNDLYIKESVRLGVNAINKCLEPNEFQTAPVPYSDIDAIILVSSSGMATPTLDARIMNELPFSPHTKRIPIWGLGCAGGAVGVSRAYEYCLAYPESKVLVVCIELCSITFQRNDTRKSNLVGTSLFADGVACALVTGDRAALSAGESKLGALPQILGTQSTLMPQSEDVMGWDVKDTGLHVVFSRDIPTVIREWLRPNVETFLERQGLTHEDIDHFVAHPGGRKVLEAYESSLHYSEQMTEIPRQVLNENGNMSSPTVLYVLKETMLRSPSAGSQGIMTALGPGFSSEILHLKWEGAGQ; translated from the coding sequence ATGCCGGTAATCCGCTCGGTCAGTACCGAAATTCCACCCTATACGATTGAACAGTCCGAAACAGAAGTGATCGTCCGGGAGCTCTTTAAAGAGTCGTTCCCGAACATCGACAGAATGATGACCATCTTCGGAAACGGTCAGATCGACCGCCGCAATTTTATCGTGCCGAAGGAGTGGTTTGCGACTGATCACTCACTCGAGGAAAAAAACGACCTGTACATAAAGGAATCGGTTCGTCTCGGCGTAAATGCGATTAACAAATGCCTAGAACCGAACGAGTTTCAGACCGCCCCGGTGCCGTACAGTGACATCGATGCGATCATTCTCGTGTCGAGTTCCGGAATGGCCACACCTACACTCGATGCCCGGATCATGAACGAACTGCCGTTTTCCCCGCACACGAAGCGGATTCCGATCTGGGGACTCGGCTGCGCGGGTGGTGCGGTAGGCGTGAGCCGGGCGTACGAGTACTGTCTTGCCTATCCCGAATCGAAGGTGCTCGTCGTCTGCATCGAACTGTGCAGTATCACATTTCAGCGCAACGACACGCGAAAGAGCAATCTCGTGGGAACCAGTCTGTTCGCGGACGGGGTGGCGTGTGCACTCGTGACAGGTGACCGGGCCGCGCTGTCTGCCGGCGAATCAAAGCTCGGCGCTCTGCCGCAGATTCTTGGCACCCAGTCAACGCTCATGCCCCAGAGCGAGGATGTGATGGGATGGGACGTGAAGGACACAGGCCTGCACGTTGTTTTTTCCAGGGATATACCGACCGTGATCCGCGAATGGCTCCGGCCGAACGTAGAAACGTTTCTGGAGCGTCAGGGGCTCACGCACGAGGATATCGATCATTTTGTTGCTCATCCCGGCGGTCGGAAAGTGCTTGAGGCGTACGAGTCATCACTTCACTATTCCGAGCAGATGACCGAGATCCCCCGCCAGGTGCTGAACGAAAATGGAAACATGAGCTCCCCAACGGTGTTATATGTATTAAAGGAAACGATGCTTCGATCCCCATCTGCCGGCAGCCAGGGCATTATGACTGCTCTAGGGCCGGGGTTCAGCTCGGAGATCCTTCATCTGAAATGGGAGGGCGCAGGGCAATGA
- the purC gene encoding phosphoribosylaminoimidazolesuccinocarboxamide synthase: MSTKTCLYEGKAKRIYETDEPGVYRVAYKDDATAFNGEKKDVLQGKGRLNNEISSLVFSKLHEAGVANHFLRRLSETEQLVKKVTIIPIEVVVRNVAAGSLVKRLGLERGDVFREPIIEFYYKDDALGDPLINDEHIRHLGLAAPEELTAIRANALEVNRVLTAMFDEAGIRLVDFKLEFGRDEQGAVLLADEVSPDTCRLWDLETGESFDKDLFRFQLGDLNEAYETILTRLGGISR, from the coding sequence ATGAGTACGAAGACGTGCCTGTACGAAGGGAAAGCGAAGCGAATCTATGAAACGGATGAGCCCGGTGTGTACCGCGTCGCCTACAAGGACGATGCGACCGCTTTTAACGGAGAAAAAAAGGATGTCCTCCAGGGCAAAGGGCGCCTGAATAACGAGATTTCCAGTCTCGTATTTTCAAAGCTTCACGAAGCGGGGGTGGCGAACCATTTTCTGCGCCGCCTGTCAGAAACAGAACAGCTCGTTAAAAAAGTTACGATCATTCCGATCGAAGTGGTGGTCAGAAACGTGGCGGCCGGCAGTCTCGTCAAGCGGCTCGGACTTGAGCGCGGCGACGTGTTCCGTGAGCCGATCATCGAGTTCTACTACAAAGACGACGCCCTCGGAGATCCACTCATCAACGACGAGCATATCCGCCACCTGGGTCTTGCCGCGCCGGAGGAACTAACGGCCATCCGGGCAAATGCCCTCGAGGTCAACCGGGTGCTCACCGCCATGTTCGATGAGGCGGGAATCCGGCTTGTGGACTTTAAACTTGAGTTCGGCCGGGATGAACAGGGCGCAGTGCTGCTGGCAGACGAAGTATCACCCGATACTTGCCGTCTCTGGGATCTGGAGACCGGCGAGAGCTTTGACAAAGATTTGTTCCGCTTTCAACTCGGCGATTTGAACGAAGCCTATGAAACTATACTCACACGTCTAGGAGGAATTTCCCGATGA
- the purQ gene encoding phosphoribosylformylglycinamidine synthase subunit PurQ encodes MKFAVVVFPGSNCDIDMYHAVRDELGEEAAYVDYRETSLKEYDAVLLPGGFSFGDYLRSGAIAARLPIAEGIREAAAEGKPVLGVCNGFQVLLELGLLPGAMRRNRQLTFICKPVTLEVANSRTMFTGTYGSGEQVTIPVAHGEGNYFCDEETLEELRENDQIAFTYTDDVNGSVERIAGITNRAGNVLGMMPHPERAVDELLGSADGLKMFQSILTHWRETHAVKN; translated from the coding sequence ATGAAGTTTGCCGTCGTCGTTTTTCCAGGATCGAACTGTGACATCGATATGTACCACGCCGTCCGAGACGAACTTGGCGAAGAAGCGGCGTACGTGGACTACCGTGAAACGAGTTTAAAAGAGTACGACGCTGTTCTTTTGCCGGGCGGGTTCTCGTTCGGGGATTACCTCAGAAGCGGGGCGATCGCGGCGCGCCTGCCGATCGCGGAAGGTATTCGCGAGGCAGCAGCGGAAGGCAAACCGGTTTTAGGCGTATGCAACGGCTTTCAGGTGCTCCTTGAGCTCGGCCTCCTGCCGGGCGCGATGCGAAGAAACCGCCAGCTCACATTCATCTGTAAGCCTGTGACACTCGAAGTCGCAAACAGCCGCACCATGTTCACCGGCACATACGGGTCAGGCGAACAGGTGACGATTCCTGTGGCCCACGGAGAAGGAAACTACTTCTGCGATGAAGAGACACTCGAGGAACTGCGGGAGAACGATCAGATCGCGTTTACCTACACGGATGACGTAAACGGCTCGGTGGAGCGGATCGCCGGTATCACAAACAGAGCGGGCAACGTGCTCGGGATGATGCCCCACCCGGAGCGGGCGGTGGATGAGCTGCTCGGCTCGGCTGACGGACTGAAAATGTTCCAATCGATTCTCACACACTGGAGGGAAACCCATGCTGTTAAAAACTGA
- the purK gene encoding 5-(carboxyamino)imidazole ribonucleotide synthase, producing the protein MTTFRVLPGRTIGILGGGQLGRMMALSAKAMGYRIAVLEPKTGSPLGQIADMEVVAAYDDIDGARQLDDVSDVITYEFENIGANVAAWLESTDSFPQGSRLLEISQDRLKEKQAITEAGINVAPYAPVTSLDELKTAAHTLDYPCILKTTRGGYDGKGQLVIHGADELDRAWEELGSSGPLVLEKMIAFSKELSVIFSRSTAGEMRAFPVAENVHRDGILHQSIVPARISVETERKAVAAARRLVKAFGLVGTLAVEMFLTEDGTIYVNEIAPRPHNSGHFTMNACETSQFEQHIRAVCGLPLGKTDLLKPCVMVNILGEHLPRILDGLDEFPEAHLHLYGKDAAEPGRKMGHLNVTGSDPEAVLEQIRTSSIWREKEAMGAKQ; encoded by the coding sequence ATGACAACGTTTAGAGTACTTCCGGGAAGAACGATCGGCATCCTCGGCGGCGGCCAGCTCGGGCGGATGATGGCCCTATCCGCAAAAGCAATGGGCTACCGCATCGCCGTACTCGAACCGAAAACAGGTTCACCGCTCGGACAAATTGCCGACATGGAAGTCGTCGCGGCCTACGACGATATTGACGGCGCCCGTCAGCTCGATGATGTGAGCGATGTGATTACCTACGAATTTGAAAATATCGGCGCCAATGTGGCAGCGTGGCTGGAAAGCACGGACTCGTTTCCACAGGGCAGCCGCCTGCTTGAAATTTCCCAGGACCGCCTCAAAGAAAAACAGGCCATCACAGAAGCCGGCATCAACGTAGCGCCATACGCACCAGTCACATCCCTGGATGAACTGAAAACCGCCGCTCACACACTCGATTATCCGTGCATCCTGAAAACGACCAGGGGTGGCTATGACGGAAAAGGGCAGCTGGTGATCCATGGCGCGGATGAACTTGACCGCGCATGGGAAGAGCTGGGGTCTTCCGGCCCGCTTGTGCTTGAGAAGATGATCGCTTTTTCGAAAGAGCTGAGTGTTATTTTTTCGAGAAGTACTGCAGGGGAGATGCGGGCGTTTCCGGTGGCGGAGAACGTGCATAGAGACGGGATTCTCCACCAGTCGATTGTGCCGGCGCGCATCAGCGTTGAAACAGAAAGAAAAGCGGTGGCCGCGGCCCGGCGGCTGGTGAAGGCGTTCGGCCTTGTGGGGACCCTCGCGGTCGAGATGTTTCTCACAGAAGACGGCACCATTTACGTAAATGAAATCGCACCGCGGCCGCACAATTCGGGGCATTTTACGATGAACGCGTGTGAAACATCGCAGTTCGAGCAGCACATTCGTGCCGTGTGCGGGCTGCCGCTCGGTAAGACGGATTTACTAAAGCCGTGTGTGATGGTTAATATATTAGGGGAGCATCTGCCAAGGATCCTGGACGGGCTTGACGAATTTCCGGAAGCGCATCTTCATTTATATGGAAAGGATGCCGCAGAGCCGGGAAGGAAAATGGGGCATCTGAATGTGACCGGAAGCGATCCGGAAGCGGTTTTGGAGCAGATCCGCACCTCCTCTATCTGGAGAGAAAAAGAAGCAATGGGGGCAAAACAATGA
- a CDS encoding DUF2179 domain-containing protein codes for MIVIILVINVVYVTLFTIRMIFTLKDQRYLASVTSVIEIIIYIIGLGLVLDNLDKPANLAAYAIGYGVGVIVGMKIEEKLALGYITVNVITKEYEPDIPNALRDKGYGVTNWVAYGREGERLMMEILTSRKSQTDLYSTVKALDPHAFIISHDTKTFYGGFWVKGIRR; via the coding sequence ATGATCGTCATTATACTTGTGATCAACGTCGTCTACGTGACCCTGTTTACGATCCGGATGATTTTCACCCTGAAGGACCAGCGCTACCTGGCATCCGTCACGAGCGTAATTGAAATCATCATCTACATTATCGGCCTCGGGCTTGTGCTTGACAACCTGGACAAGCCCGCCAACCTCGCCGCCTACGCCATCGGTTACGGCGTCGGCGTTATCGTCGGAATGAAAATTGAAGAAAAGCTCGCGTTAGGTTATATTACAGTTAACGTGATTACAAAAGAGTACGAGCCGGATATCCCCAACGCTTTAAGGGACAAAGGCTACGGCGTGACCAACTGGGTCGCCTACGGCCGGGAAGGAGAGCGGCTCATGATGGAAATTCTCACATCCCGAAAATCACAGACCGACCTTTACAGCACCGTGAAAGCACTCGACCCGCACGCCTTCATCATCTCTCACGATACGAAGACGTTCTACGGCGGCTTCTGGGTCAAAGGAATTCGGAGGTAA
- the purS gene encoding phosphoribosylformylglycinamidine synthase subunit PurS, with translation MKYEVQVFVTLKEAVLDPQGSAVNHSLNQHGYTEVEDVRIGKVITLTLDGEREAVDARVTEMCEKLLANPVIEDYRFEVREVAAQ, from the coding sequence ATGAAATATGAAGTTCAGGTGTTCGTAACGTTAAAAGAAGCTGTGCTCGACCCTCAGGGAAGTGCGGTGAATCATTCACTGAACCAGCACGGCTATACAGAGGTGGAGGACGTGAGAATCGGAAAAGTGATCACTCTTACGCTTGATGGAGAACGTGAAGCGGTGGATGCCCGTGTAACGGAGATGTGCGAAAAGCTTCTTGCCAACCCGGTGATTGAAGACTACCGCTTTGAGGTCCGGGAGGTTGCGGCCCAATGA